From Debaryomyces hansenii CBS767 chromosome C complete sequence, a single genomic window includes:
- a CDS encoding DEHA2C16962p (similar to uniprot|P53962 Saccharomyces cerevisiae YNL035c), which produces MRAIAKYAWPANNREDWILNLAYLPNLHNGSFASSTSGGSINLYSLQQLSNSPILRIDKAHESSINSMKAIDDTTIGSCSTDGLKIWDLRTSSGKPVHTLANAKTSNFLSLDYFNNLLAGGTELVGADAELHIWDLRNTSNVVRSFIDSHNDDITDIKFHPNSRFLMSGSTDGCVNVYDLEQEDEEDALHQVINYASVHSCNFIQDNRISVLSHMETLAFYELNNTNYEKIEEPAPSDIGDVRKLWPDCEYVVDIYPSGYVACGANSQSKLALHPFNPVLEKVDLSKPVWFPDAHGAEVVRDVLVIPNQKSALTCGEDGTIKAWELPYELQYFDLNLNDTKSEMKEDVLMGTEEPNSELKPLKKEKKDKKDKKEKKEKKEKKEKKDKSDRKSKRDKKDKDGKSDRSKKKKSDVRFKPY; this is translated from the coding sequence ATGAGAGCCATTGCTAAGTATGCATGGCCAGCTAATAATAGGGAGGATTGGATATTAAATTTGGCTTACTTACCAAATCTTCATAATGGTTCTTTCGCATCATCAACAAGTGGAGGATCTATTAACTTGTATCTGCTACAACAATTGTCTAACAGTCCAATTTTGAGAATAGATAAGGCTCATGAATCAAGTATAAATTCGATGAAAGCAATTGATGATACTACCATAGGGTCATGTTCTACGGATggattgaaaatttggGATTTGAGGACCTCATCGGGGAAGCCCGTGCATACTTTGGCGAATGCCAAAACTTCAAACTTCTTATCtcttgattattttaaCAATCTTCTTGCAGGGGGAACTGAATTGGTGGGAGCAGACGCCGAATTACATATTTGGGATCTAAGGAACACTTCAAATGTGGTAAGATCATTTATTGATTCGcataatgatgatattacAGATATAAAATTCCATCCTAACTCTCGATTCTTGATGTCTGGATCTACAGATGGGTGTGTGAATGTGTATGATCTTGAacaagaagatgaagaggaTGCTTTACATCAAGTTATAAATTATGCATCTGTTCATTCTTGTAATTTCATTCAAGATAACCGTATCTCAGTGTTATCTCATATGGAAACTTTAGCATTTTACGAACTaaataataccaattaCGAAAAAATCGAAGAGCCGGCGCCGAGCGATATTGGCGATGTAAGGAAATTATGGCCCGATTGCGAATATGTGGTTGACATATATCCAAGTGGTTACGTTGCATGTGGTGCTAATTCTCAACTGAAATTAGCGTTGCATCCGTTTAATCCTGTATTAGAGAAGGTAGACTTAAGTAAACCTGTTTGGTTTCCTGATGCTCACGGTGCAGAAGTTGTTAGGGATGTATTGGTTATACCAAACCAAAAATCTGCCTTGACTTGCGGTGAAGATGGTACTATAAAAGCCTGGGAATTGCCTTATGAATTACAGTACTTCGACTTAAACTTGAACGACACAAAATCAGAAATGAAGGAAGACGTACTCATGGGTACTGAAGAACCTAATTCAGAGCTTAAGCCTcttaagaaagaaaagaaggataAAAAGGACaaaaaggaaaagaaagagaagaaagagaagaaagaaaagaaagataaaAGCGACAGGAAATCCAAGAGAGACAAGAAGGATAAAGATGGTAAATCAGACagatcaaagaaaaagaagagtGATGTTAGGTTCAAACCatattag
- a CDS encoding DEHA2C16896p (similar to uniprot|P40494 Saccharomyces cerevisiae YIL095w PRK1 serine/threonine protein kinase or uniprot|P53974 Saccharomyces cerevisiae YNL020C ARK1 Serine/threonine protein kinase), translating into MPLPPSNTYPPGTKLTVGSHDISIIKYLSEGGFAHVYTCHIDPPFRGSNIACLKRVAVPNKLQLNLLRQEVDSMKRLKGNKHIVSYIDSHASRLGNPGGGHSTTQQYEVFVLMEYCSKNGLIDYMNTRLTHKLTEPEILTIMHDITIGVAMCHHLKPPLLHRDIKIENVLIDSKGVYKLCDFGSAVGYLPVPKNAKEFSELHDDLMQHTTPQYRAPEMIDLSRGFPIDDKSDIWALGCFLYKLCYYTTPFESPSHSSLQDMEKSILNCSNTLKLPHNQPGSIFSSRLKNVIKCCLRDDPRRRPNAVQLLEEICLMKGIKKVPDVIPYTLKDHHGHNKAHPHMVNNTNHRSHDTEEKVPVLPERREPSPSNLSVGPKKSSAKSVDPFATIDKSKMLQHSASTSNKISDKKTIHRPMSTFMPTYTATNAKPKPKPRPLSYYIEDDSMGRQYRSGSPLQTTSSTTSLQDFIKQQINESNDDLSTKRFQDQDQSTLDFLKSKEEETQKGLSSRQNTGGSIKLSIRNGLRKISTGGSSNGVHGNYSSENLSQNKRSSISSIKQIFTGNSYKKSSSDEPSDSSESLSRVQSPQDERAAKKLSIQRRMQMLMKNSNDESLVTKTAHGYGKFTDQDDIAAINDNSTTNSLANEKHIETRNRSSASSSLSKARPVPPKVPQSLTSSKIKHSLNDRVTKTRDKRSTKDSHKDVYSSKKPPPKPQKPAHLKSPENDTNGHERKLSDASTISIPDVDDLEKEFSKRFPSYV; encoded by the coding sequence ATGCCGCTACCTCCACTGAATACATATCCACCAGGGACCAAATTGACTGTAGGATCCCATGATATTTCAATCATTAAATACTTATCTGAAGGAGGTTTTGCTCATGTTTACACTTGTCATATAGATCCACCGTTCAGGGGATCGAATATTGCATGTTTGAAGAGGGTAGCAGTTCCGAACAAATTGCAGTTGAATCTTTTGAGACAGGAAGTTGATTCTATGAAGAGATTGAAGGGCAACAAACATATTGTTTCTTATATTGATTCGCATGCGTCGAGACTTGGTAATCCGGGAGGAGGGCATTCGACGACACAGCAGTACGAAGTTTTCGTGTTGATGGAATATTGTTCGAAAAATGGATTGATAGATTATATGAACACTAGGTTGACACACAAGCTTACGGAGCCGGAAATATTGACCATAATGCATGATATAACCATAGGGGTGGCCATGTGCCATCATTTAAAACCACCGTTATTGCATCGAGACATTAAGATTGAGAATGTATTAATTGATTCGAAAGGTGTGTACAAGTTATGTGACTTTGGATCGGCAGTAGGGTATCTTCCCGTACCCAAAAATGCCAAAGAGTTTAGCGAATTGCATGACGACTTAATGCAGCATACAACTCCACAATATAGAGCTCCGGAGATGATTGATTTGTCCAGAGGCTTTCCAATTGACGATAAGCTGGATATCTGGGCGTTGGGGTGctttttatataaactttGTTACTACACAACTCCTTTCGAACTGCCGAGCCATTCCTCGTTGCAAGATATGGAAAAACTGATCCTCAATTGTAGTAACACTTTAAAATTGCCCCACAATCAACCGGGCCTGATTTTCTCATCTAGATTAAAGAATGTTATCAAGTGTTGTTTGAGAGACGATCCTAGGAGAAGACCGAATGCAGTTCAATTATTAGAAGAGATATGCTTAATGAAAGGTATTAAGAAAGTTCCAGATGTTATTCCTTATACTTTGAAGGATCATCATGGTCACAATAAAGCACATCCACATATGGTGAATAACACAAACCATAGATCGCATGATACCGAAGAGAAGGTGCCCGTTTTACCTGAGCGGAGAGAACCTTCTCCCTCCAATCTTTCAGTTGGCCCAAAGAAAAGCAGTGCCAAGCTGGTAGATCCATTTGCAACTATAGATAAATCAAAGATGTTGCAACATTCTGCATCCACGagtaataaaatatcaGATAAAAAGACAATTCATAGACCAATGTCAACCTTTATGCCTACGTATACGGCCACGAATGCCAAACCTAAACCTAAACCTAGACCTTTAagttattatattgaagatgatcTGATGGGCCGTCAATACAGATCTGGCTCACCGTTACAGACAACGTCTTCTACTACTTCGTTACAGGACTTTATCAAACAACAGATAAATGAAAGTAATGATGATCTATCAACTAAAAGGTTTCAGGATCAAGACCAGAGTACATTGGATTTCTTGAAGAGTAAAGAGGAAGAAACTCAGAAGGGCTTGTCGCTGAGGCAGAACACTGGTGGTAGTATAAAGTTATCGATTAGAAACGGATTAAGAAAAATCAGTACAGGAGGAAGTAGTAACGGCGTTCATGGTAACTATAGTTCTGAAAATTTATCACAAAATAAAAGATCTagtatttcttctattaaacaaatatttacTGGAAATTCATACAAGAAATCAAGCTCTGATGAGCCGAGTGATTCAAGTGAAAGTTTATCGCGTGTCCAATCTCCTCAAGATGAAAGAGCGGCCAAGAAATTATCCATTCAACGTAGAATGCaaatgttgatgaaaaacaGTAATGATGAGCTGCTTGTCACCAAAACTGCACATGGATATGGTAAATTCACTGATCAAGACGACATAGCTGCAATTAACGATAATAGCACTACCAATTCCTTAGCAAATGAGAAGCATATAGAAACTCGAAATCGAAGTTCAGCTAGCTCTCTGCTTAGTAAAGCTAGACCAGTTCCACCAAAAGTACCTCAGAGTTTGACATCCTCTAAGATTAAACATAGTTTGAATGACCGTGTTACGAAAACTAGAGATAAGCGGTCTACAAAAGATTCACATAAGGATGTGTATAGTTCCAAGAAACCACCACCTAAACCTCAAAAACCTGCTCATTTGAAGTCACCAGAGAATGATACAAACGGTCATGAACGAAAATTGAGTGATGCAAGTACGATTTCTATTCCTGACGTAgatgatttagaaaaagaGTTTTCTAAAAGATTCCCCAGTTATGTCTAA
- a CDS encoding DEHA2C17006p (similar to CA1734|IPF4988 Candida albicans), translating to MSSPKDYVLEVSPSSDRDNLIKFTVKHKPNGFFKYLQIPILVGLAGVLVSFCFCLFSNGDSIIKRLSNNNLPLIQHNQTFSPAIVKLFQDYIDSNDTETNSLLMNGVVVAILVLSMVIVYSIQEKEDSILIMNDVGIQLNSQSGWKFSLNGNKSHFIPISNIIDLVIHEGFHGYGQVVFYMCVLTKTKNATPDNISGLTLNNDKMIKIVFPQFLPRKDILMKVWKDSRRVLFGESKRYWRRVPGQGLKECYQH from the coding sequence ATGTCATCACCGAAGGATTACGTTTTAGAGGTACTGCCTTCGTCAGATCGTGACAACTTGATAAAATTCACGGTCAAGCATAAACCAAATGGCTTCTTCAAGTATTTACAAATACCGATTTTGGTTGGTTTGGCAGGTGTGTTGGTGAGTTTTTGCTTCTGTTTATTTAGCAATGGCGATCTGATAATAAAGAGACTCAGTAATAACAATTTGCCACTAATCCAACATAACCAAACGTTTTCGCCGGCGATCGTGAAACTTTTTCAAGACTACATAGACTCCAATGATACAGAAACAAATAGCCTCTTGATGAATGGTGTTGTTGTCGCCATATTAGTGTTACTGATGGTTATAGTGTACAGCATACAAGAAAAGGAGGACAGCATATTGATTATGAACGACGTTGGAATCCAGCTCAATTCGCAATCGGGATGGAAGTTTTCTCTTAACGGCAACAAAAGCCATTTCATCCCAATCAGCAACATTATCGATTTAGTCATACATGAGGGATTTCATGGATATGGCCAAGTTGTCTTCTACATGTGTGTGCTAACGAAAACCAAAAATGCAACCCCTGACAATATAAGTGGACTCAccttgaataatgataagatGATAAAGATCGTATTTCCGCAATTTCTTCCTAGAAAAGATATCCTCATGAAAGTATGGAAAGACAGCAGACGCGTACTTTTTGGTGAATCAAAGAGGTATTGGAGGCGAGTCCCCGGTCAAGGTTTAAAAGAATGTTATCAACACTAG
- a CDS encoding DEHA2C16918p (similar to uniprot|P53973 Saccharomyces cerevisiae YNL021w HDA1 histone deacetylase): protein MSESFSENTETPKALESKTYDEKVDGEGVEKSTENAAKDEVSVKHELSNSEELENGHALKRAKLEESLKNKNTIIVVPPTKPQLFYSPLKTGLVYDVRMRYHAKIFTSYFEYIDPHPEDPRRIYRIYKKLAEAGLIQDSSLSGIDEIGPLMVKIPIREASAEEILEVHSEEHLRFIESTETMSRERLLEETERGDSIYVNNDSYLSAKLSCGGTIEACKAVIEGRVKNSLAVVRPPGHHAEPDTPGGFCLFSNVAVAAKNILKRYPESVRRIVIVDWDIHHGNGTQKAFYDDPRVLYISLHRYENGKFYPGTKYGNSTQTGEGAGEGYSLNIPWRTPGMDDGDYFYAFNKVVIPVITEFDPDLVIVSSGFDAADGDIIGGCHVSPTGYGHMTHLLKGIAKGKLCVVLEGGYNLDSISKSALGVAKVLVGEPPENTIRSQPHIETLEVIDEVIKIQSKYWNCLKPGNPTNSLDDVYDLPNDNTAYKLTNIADPIRSHQVEELFNRYSFINLPIVAASKTKTEQSNSFFTTDLPPSLEDLIVASPDIYDCSTIIISVHDPPEIWANINPINGSIEGSASVVLEHPLTQMIEKIKKETSNNSNIANEKIGYIDINIPSYALSIPSLNNGNSKSATQSTYNPTIFAQELLLYVWDNYLAYFSQLKKLVFVGFGDSYQSIVHLYAKRPSSEIKNLVQGTVIFVNRSALKPLVPVMDESMVDWYYQNSVVFTSCLHSCWNGSSGATGTSLSRTNGSTNNGNEVNGIDNSKRPRRKFGRVLKASSDGLWEVISERFDEGIDFVLDSIEEYSSSGSSN, encoded by the coding sequence ATGTCCGAAAGTTTCCTGGAAAATACCGAGACACCTAAGGCATTGGAACTGAAAACGTATGACGAAAAAGTGGACGGTGAAGGTGTTGAGAAAAGCACCGAAAATGCAGCTAAAGATGAAGTAAGCGTCAAGCATGAACTAAGTAATAGCGAAGAACTTGAAAATGGCCATGCTTTAAAGAGAGCTAAGTTAGAAGAatctttgaagaataaaaataccATAATCGTTGTTCCACCTACAAAGCCGCAATTGTTCTATAGTCCATTGAAAACCGGCTTGGTATATGATGTCCGGATGAGATATCACGCTAAAATATTTACTTCTTATTTTGAATACATCGATCCACATCCAGAGGATCCACGTCGTATTTACCGTATTTATAAGAAGTTGGCAGAGGCTGGGTTGATTCAAGATAGTTCATTATCAggaattgatgaaatagGGCCGTTAATGGTGAAGATTCCAATCAGAGAGGCGTCAGCGGAAGAGATATTAGAGGTCCATTCAGAAGAGCACTTGAGGTTTATTGAATCAACAGAGACTATGAGCCGTGAACGGTTATTGGAGGAAACAGAGCGGGGTGATTCGATTTACGTGAATAATGATTCGTATCTCTCTGCTAAACTTTCGTGCGGTGGAACTATCGAAGCCTGTAAGGCCGTGATCGAGGGTCGTGTAAAGAACTCTCTTGCTGTAGTGAGACCCCCGGGACATCATGCTGAACCTGACACACCAGGGGGATTCTGTCTATTCAGTAACGTTGCAGTTGCCGCGAAAAATATTCTCAAGAGGTATCCTGAATCAGTGAGAAGAATTGTGATTGTTGATTGGGATATCCATCATGGAAATGGTACTCAAAAGGCGTTTTACGATGATCCAAGAGTATTGTATATTTCACTTCATAGATATGAAAATGGTAAGTTTTACCCAGGAACAAAATATGGTAATAGCACACAAACTGGAGAAGGTGCTGGGGAAGGTTATTCATTGAATATACCGTGGAGAACGCCCGGTATGGATGATGGTGATTATTTTTATGCTTTTAACAAAGTTGTAATACCAGTTATCACTGAATTTGATCCTGATTTGGTTATCGTTAGTTCGGGTTTCGATGCGGCAGATGGAGATATAATCGGGGGATGCCATGTTTCTCCTACTGGTTATGGCCATATGACCCATCTACTTAAGGGAATAGCGAAAGGAAAACTATGTGTTGTTTTGGAAGGAGGTTATAATTTAGACTCTATCAGTAAAAGTGCGTTAGGAGTAGCAAAAGTATTAGTTGGAGAACCACCTGAAAATACAATTAGGTCACAACCTCATATCGAAACTTTGGAAGTTATAGATGAAGTTATTAAGATTCAGTCAAAATATTGGAACTGCTTGAAACCTGGAAATCCTACCAACTCATTAGATGATGTCTACGATTTACCTAATGACAACACGGCCTATAAACTCACAAATATCGCAGACCCAATCAGGTCACATcaagttgaagaattgtttaatagatattcatttattaacttACCTATAGTGGCAGCTTCAAAGACTAAGACAGAACAAAGTAATTCCTTTTTCACCACAGATTTACCTCCTAGCTTGGAAGACTTAATTGTAGCTAGTCCTGATATATATGACTGCTCAACAATTATAATATCTGTTCACGACCCACCAGAAATATGGGCAAATATAAATCCAATCAATGGTAGTATAGAGGGAAGTGCCTCGGTTGTTTTAGAACATCCATTGACTCAAATGATCgagaagataaagaaagaaaCTAGTAATAATTCTAACATTGCCAATGAAAAAATAGGATACATCgatataaatattcctTCCTATGCATTGTCTATACCGTCATTGAATAACGGTAATTCAAAATCGGCGACCCAATCAACTTACAATCCAACTATATTCGCGCAAGAGTTGCTTCTATATGTCTGGGACAACTACTTGGCCTACTTCTCccaattaaaaaaattagtgTTTGTGGGATTTGGAGATTCATATCAATCAATTGTACATTTATACGCCAAGAGGCCGTCGAGCGAGATTAAAAATTTAGTTCAAGGAACTGTCATATTTGTTAATAGATCAGCCCTTAAACCCTTGGTACCTGTTATGGATGAATCAATGGTAGATTGGTATTACCAAAATTCTGTTGTATTTACTAGTTGCCTTCACTCATGCTGGAATGGATCCAGCGGAGCAACCGGTACTTCTTTATCTAGAACCAATGGTAGTAcaaataatggtaatgaGGTAAATGGTATTGACAATAGTAAGAGACCAAGGCGAAAGTTTGGAAGGGTTTTAAAAGCATCATCTGATGGGTTATGGGAGGTTATTAGTGAGCGGTTTGACGAAGGTATTGATTTCGTTTTGGACtctattgaagaatacAGCAGTAGTGGCAGCAGCAACTAA
- a CDS encoding DEHA2C16984p (similar to uniprot|P46678 Saccharomyces cerevisiae YNL039W BDP1 Essential subunit of RNA polymerase III transcription factor) — translation MSSVVKKSSHFTPKLKKKAIRRKGTSLSKPTGIITPPTTQVSQAEGIDKENKENHEKDIEISSSEKIDKKTPNFNFSLQTNKPDISSLVEEDVDPMDASRKISPDQSQDSESGNESQEEANEYGDNDIFKKPEELRTYRRQSSIRAQRRLSGITPNIIRNRTSSTSVSITPTVSVQPEGTDGLGQAPMKIGIPISKPSKRRSSVAHHRPGIKKALALNASIIQTPKDSRRLGSDDEDNKDAINLSQAKYVIGIDPKTNKLKKFRTDTGEEESSDNEDKDSDISEDDDASIDSKSRRSKYKSIPLAPKDLDTRITSIKQLPRKVEDSDLELFSQIGVQIDTITMADLCKPSLPIGEISENFQLVKEAQEKIRKKKLRKRVDRMRARTERKTLEEITGADDKPEEQERKKVQNDLLNVDDVPTESTSIKLSMQNGSIVVDEDSTVVNRHRNHDTSGKSREESNPFENPITSSTYSKRKHTDRWTPEELKQFYTALSTWGTDFTFIAQLFPYRTRKQIKSKFNLEEKKYPEIVEIALRRKLPADFDKYCDASKNKFETLEFYNEELKQIRLKHEQHMAEIVEERQKAIKEDAEASRRREIEIRTGSKPMTRAEKVKELRKNEMVLGSIDDVKKQRTETD, via the coding sequence atgagTAGTGTTGTTAAAAAGTCATCTCATTTCACACCCAAGCTTAAAAAGAAGGCAATAAGGAGGAAGGGAACCTCTCTATCTAAGCCTACTGGTATAATAACACCTCCTACTACACAAGTTAGCCAAGCAGAAGGTATTGATAAGgagaataaagaaaatcatGAAAAGGACATTGAAATATCAAGCTCAGAAAAGATAGATAAAAAGACACCTAACTTTAACTTTTCGTTACAAACTAATAAGCCAGATATTTCTAGTTTGGTAGAGGAAGATGTTGATCCCATGGATGCATCCCGTAAAATTTCTCCAGATCAACTGCAAGATTCAGAATCTGGTAACGAAAGTCAAGAAGAAGCGAATGAATATGGTGAcaatgatatttttaagAAGCCGGAAGAGCTTAGAACTTACAGAAGACAATCATCAATTAGAGCACAAAGAAGATTATCTGGGATAACGCCAAACATAATACGGAACAGAACGAGCTCGACATCAGTATCGATAACACCAACTGTTTCTGTTCAACCCGAAGGGACCGACGGATTGGGCCAAGCTCCTATGAAGATTGGTATACCCATTTCCAAGCCAAGTAAGAGAAGATCACTGGTTGCGCATCATAGGCCGGGTATTAAGAAGGCATTAGCATTAAATGCGTCAATAATACAGACGCCTAAGGACTCTCGGAGATTAGGAAGTGACGATGAGGATAATAAAGATGCCATAAATTTGTCTCAGGCGAAATACGTCATTGGTATTGATCCAAAAACgaataaattaaagaaattccGTACTGATACcggtgaagaagaatccaGTGACAATGAGGATAAGGATTCCGATATCCTGGAAGACGATGATGCGTCGATAGATTCTAAATCCAGAAGACTGAAATACAAGCTGATACCTCTTGCTCCAAAAGACTTGGATACACGTATAACCAGTATTAAACAGCTTCCTCGTAAAGTTGAAGATTCAGATCTAGAATTGTTCTCCCAAATCGGGGTTCAAATCGATACTATAACTATGGCCGATTTATGTAAACCCTCGTTGCCTATCGGAGAAATCAGTGAAAATTTCCAGTTGGTCAAAGAAGCGCAAGAGAAAATCAGAAAGAAAAAACTCCGTAAAAGAGTCGATAGAATGAGAGCTCGTACAGAAAGAAAGACGTTAGAAGAAATTACCGGGGCGGACGATAAGCCTGAGgaacaagaaagaaaaaaggttcaaaatgatttattaaatgttGATGATGTACCAACTGAAAGCACCAGCATCAAGCTTTCCATGCAAAATGGAAgtattgttgttgatgaagattcCACGGTTGTCAATAGACACCGTAATCATGATACCAGTGGTAAGTCTAGAGAAGAGTCGAACCCCTTCGAGAACCCAATCACGTCATCTACGTATTCTAAAAGAAAGCATACTGATCGTTGGACCCCTGAGGAACTTAAACAGTTTTATACAGCCTTAAGTACTTGGGGAACTGATTTCACCTTCATCGCCCAATTATTCCCATATAGAACTAGGAAACAAATTAAGCTGAAGTTTAACTTGGAAGAGAAGAAGTACCCCGAAATCGTGGAAATCGCATTAAGAAGGAAGCTTCCAGCggattttgataaatattgtGATGCTTCCAAAAACAAGTTTGAAACATTAGAATTTTATAACGAGGAATTAAAACAGATAAGACTCAAACATGAACAACATATGGctgaaattgttgaagaaagaCAGAAGGCTATTAAGGAAGATGCAGAAGCAAgtagaagaagagaaattgaaattagaaCAGGTTCTAAGCCAATGACAAGAGCAGAAAAGGTTAAGGAGTTACGTAAGAATGAAATGGTCTTGGGTTCAATTGATGATGTTAAGAAACAAAGAACTGAAACTGACTGA
- a CDS encoding DEHA2C16940p (similar to CA2392|IPF15672 Candida albicans): protein MSKSLLIPSARDRVDSHADLDQDELYYEEISLLQNAPDSANKNAYPWTFSPVPGFFKQTDPDTDDLLFNYAEEDLGRLHSWDEIITQIDELNRHSPYNECYKVLFLARHGEGWHNIASHKYPAEEWMKKWRFLGTDGELTWGPDAGLTELGIRQAKENNMVWKEQMSKGAPIPSKFYVSPLRRSCHTLNYTWEDINIPKPIVNEKLRETIGIHLCHKRSTKSEITKTFPSFQFEPRFSETDQLDEYYSINREKLHQQFLRINTFLQGLFEQDWQNNKHQIDKENLKDSTFVSITSHAGTIRSFITVINHRKFTIPTGGMIPIVVKGSRNF, encoded by the coding sequence ATGTCCAAGTCGCTATTAATACCAAGCGCAAGAGATCGTGTTGACTCACATGCCGACCTCGACCAGGACGAGCTATATTATGAGGAAATTTCGCTATTACAAAATGCTCCAGACTCAGCGAACAAGAATGCATATCCATGGACATTTTCTCCAGTTCCAGGGTTTTTCAAGCAAACTGACCCTGATACAGATGATTTACTATTTAACTATGCGGAAGAAGATTTGGGAAGATTGCATTCGTGGGACGAGATCATTACACAGATCGACGAGTTAAATAGACATTCGCCGTATAACGAATGCTATAAGGTATTGTTTTTAGCCCGTCATGGTGAAGGATGGCACAACATAGCATCTCATAAATACCCCGCCGAAGAATGGATGAAAAAATGGAGGTTTTTAGGTACAGATGGAGAGTTGACGTGGGGTCCAGATGCAGGCTTGACAGAGTTGGGTATTAGACAAGCCAAAGAGAACAATATGGTCTGGAAGGAACAAATGTCTAAGGGGGCACCAATACCAAGCAAATTCTATGTTTCACCATTGCGAAGATCGTGTCATACTTTGAATTATACGTGGgaagatattaatattccTAAGCCAATAGTTAATGAAAAGTTGCGGGAGACTATTGGAATTCACTTGTGCCATAAAAGATCTACCAAATCAGAGATTACCAAAACATTTCCTTCATTTCAATTTGAGCCAAGGTTTTCTGAAACGGACCAGTTGGATGAATATTACTCCATTAATAGAGAAAAATTACATCAGCAGTTCTTGCGTATTAATACATTTCTTCAAGGTCTCTTTGAACAAGATTGGCAGAACAATAAGCACCAGatagataaagaaaacttGAAAGATAGTACCTTCGTTTCTATAACTTCACATGCTGGTACGATACGTTCCTTTATAACAGTGATAAACCATAGAAAATTCACTATACCTACCGGTGGAATGATACCGATAGTGGTCAAAGGAAGTAGAAacttttaa